One part of the Dysidea avara chromosome 10, odDysAvar1.4, whole genome shotgun sequence genome encodes these proteins:
- the LOC136236805 gene encoding uncharacterized protein — protein sequence MTPAKSTTKLRIVYDASAKARRGKKSLNECLHRGPVLLPDLCGILLRFRIQPIVMLADIEKAFLQVGIQELDRDVTRFLRFKNLQSLEVVEEVYRFCRVPFGIICSPFLLGGTIKYHLKKIGTPVASQISENIYVDNVLLGAGTVKEAHRIYFESKNIFRKASMNLREWISNSSEFLSLLPETEVVKGSVVKTFGMPWNYKEYNLQVGGVNFSNSDVIPTKREVLKVVAKVFDPLGLVTPVTFYGKVFLQVLWMESVSWDEPLSEELCKRWNEILTELRLLSTLKIK from the coding sequence ATGACACCAGCTAAGAGTACAACCAAATTGCGTATTGTGTATGATGCTTCAGCCAAAGCAAGGAGGGGAAAGAAGAGTTTAAATGAGTGTCTTCACAGAGGCCCTGTGTTATTACCAGACTTGTGTGGTATCCTGCTTCGTTTTAGGATCCAGCCAATCGTCATGCTTGCTGACATCGAGAAAGCCTTTTTGCAGGTTGGTATCCAGGAGTTGGACAGAGATGTAACAAGGTTCCTCAGGTTTAAGAACTTACAAAGCTTAGAAGTGGTTGAAGAAGTTTACCGATTTTGTCGAGTTCCGTTTGGAATTATTTGTAGTCCCTTTTTGTTGGGAGGCACAATCAAGTATCATTTGAAGAAGATTGGCACACCTGTTGCTTCACAGATTAGTGAGAACATCTATGTTGATAATGTCCTACTTGGAGCTGGTACTGTGAAAGAAGCTCACAGGATTTATTTCGAGTCAAAGAACATTTTTAGAAAGGCATCTATGAATCTAAGGGAGTGGATCTCCAATTCATCTGAATTCCTTAGTTTGTTGCCGGAGACTGAAGTTGTCAAAGGAAGTGTTGTTAAGACCTTTGGCATGCCATGGAATTACAAAGAATATAACCTACAAGTTGGAGGAGTTAATTTTAGTAACTCGGATGTCATCCCTACAAAAAGGGAGGTATTGAAAGTAGTGGCTAAGGTTTTTGATCCATTGGGTCTTGTTACTCCGGTGACATTTTATGGGAAGGTGTTTCTTCAAGTACTGTGGATGGAGAGTGTGTCATGGGATGAGCCTTTGTCAGAAGAGTTATGTAAGAGATGGAATGAAATATTGACTGAATTGAGACTGCTGTCTACTCTTAAGATAAAGTGA
- the LOC136236804 gene encoding uncharacterized protein — MYHLTRTLLIFLLEVSEVKEAKLWWNGPTWLKDAENIWPEWCIPQLTPKIIQGLECGVPRALYETTSVISHDVDNVNSICGIDEKKFSSLRRLLRVTVYCLKFIRRRIWLTLTQSIRESIERRCKLLYFVLSSLSDGQSVCAGDLQVATLLWVSVVQKRKFADVLTAIEKDRKHCLIHQLGLKLDVYGVLRCYGRFLNAETTDSSKCPKLLPRHEVLIRLLIKEVHERLIHAGVAHTLSQIREEYWIPQGRVAVRSVLSCCMICRRHEGTPFPLPLMPPWPRERVARSDPFQFTGLDYLGPVYVKEGSQLHKVWVCLFTA, encoded by the coding sequence ATGTACCATCTGACCAGAACTCTGCTGATTTTCCTACTAGAAGTGTCTGAAGTTAAGGAAGCCAAATTATGGTGGAATGGGCCTACGTGGCTTAAAGATGCAGAGAACATCTGGCCAGAATGGTGTATACCTCAACTGACACCCAAGATTATACAAGGATTGGAATGTGGGGTTCCAAGAGCTTTGTATGAAACGACTTCAGTCATTAGTCATGATGTTGACAATGTAAACTCAATTTGTGGAATTGATGAGAAGAAGTTTTCCTCCTTGAGAAGGCTTTTGAGAGTTACTGTTTATTGTTTAAAGTTTATTAGGAGAAGAATCTGGCTTACTTTGACACAGTCGATTAGGGAATCAATTGAAAGGAGGTGTAAGTTACTGTACTTTGTGTTGAGTTCATTGTCTGATGGACAGTCAGTTTGTGCAGGTGATTTACAGGTAGCAACATTGTTGTGGGTGTCTGTTGTTCAGAAACGAAAGTTTGCTGATGTACTGACTGCTATTGAGAAAGAtagaaaacactgtttgatacacCAGCTTGGTTTGAAGTTAGATGTCTATGGAGTGTTACGATGTTATGGACGATTTCTAAATGCTGAAACTACTGACAGTTCCAAATGTCCAAAGTTGCTACCACGGCATGAAGTACTTATACGGTTACTAATTAAAGAAGTGCATGAACGCTTGATTCATGCTGGAGTTGCACATACTCTTTCACAAATCCGTGAGGAGTATTGGATACCTCAGGGTCGAGTGGCAGTAAGAAGTGTTTTATCATGTTGTATGATCTGTCGTAGACATGAAGGCACCCCTTTCCCATTGCCACTGATGCCCCCTTGGCCCCGTGAGAGAGTGGCTAGATCTGATCCTTTTCAATTTACTGGACTTGATTACTTGGGGCCAGTGTATGTTAAGGAGGGAAGTCAGTTACATAAGGTTTGGGTGTGTTTATTCACTGCCTAA